Proteins from a single region of Thermococcus alcaliphilus:
- a CDS encoding flagellin — MKEIFGKKRGAVGIGTLIVFIAMVLVAAVAAAVLINTSGYLQQRAEATGRQTTKEVASGVKIDKVTGHVNSTHTGIDKLAIYISPNAGSEAIDLSQAKVYISDGTNAYVLSYNSTAFTDDSAFDGNVFGTAAKYPTTKTFGIIVVQDADGSVTSSNPTINAGDIVILTVDASSVFGSAIPTRTEVTIEVRPEFGAPGYTKVVTPPSYGTNDIIELK; from the coding sequence ATGAAGGAGATTTTTGGTAAGAAGAGGGGTGCCGTTGGTATCGGTACCCTGATAGTGTTCATAGCCATGGTGCTAGTAGCTGCAGTAGCCGCAGCAGTACTCATCAACACCAGCGGCTACCTCCAGCAAAGAGCAGAAGCAACAGGCAGGCAGACAACAAAAGAAGTCGCCAGTGGAGTGAAGATTGACAAAGTTACAGGACATGTAAACTCAACACACACCGGAATAGACAAACTTGCTATATATATTTCACCAAACGCAGGAAGTGAGGCAATTGACCTAAGTCAAGCCAAAGTGTATATAAGTGATGGAACCAACGCCTATGTACTTAGCTATAATTCCACTGCATTTACAGATGATAGCGCTTTTGACGGAAATGTCTTTGGAACTGCAGCGAAATATCCCACAACTAAAACATTTGGAATAATAGTAGTTCAAGATGCTGACGGCTCAGTCACATCAAGCAATCCAACTATTAATGCCGGTGATATTGTAATTCTCACCGTGGATGCAAGTTCCGTATTTGGCAGTGCAATCCCAACAAGAACCGAAGTCACAATCGAAGTTAGACCAGAATTTGGTGCTCCAGGTTACACCAAGGTCGTCACACCTCCAAGCTATGGAACCAATGACATAATAGAGCTCAAGTGA
- a CDS encoding flagella accessory protein C, with amino-acid sequence MSFSYLKEKFKKKPEEQKEEVREDKLELALSEQPQATEEQKKEEEERLTMVMNRLNEIENELPRIKVNIDTLKSQIQELREDIEKLDKTIKDVMMLYEVVSQEINPFRDLESENPIMKEIHELKQEIDDIRKEIAQIKADLRLLAYHGVDLDRIIYEAISEGEA; translated from the coding sequence ATGTCGTTCAGCTATTTGAAAGAGAAGTTCAAGAAAAAGCCAGAAGAACAGAAGGAAGAGGTTAGAGAGGATAAGCTGGAGCTTGCATTAAGTGAACAACCACAAGCAACAGAGGAGCAGAAGAAAGAGGAAGAAGAAAGGCTGACCATGGTAATGAACAGGTTAAATGAAATCGAAAACGAGCTTCCGAGAATAAAGGTAAACATCGACACCCTAAAAAGCCAGATTCAGGAGCTCAGGGAAGACATAGAAAAGCTCGACAAGACAATCAAAGACGTTATGATGCTTTATGAGGTCGTCTCCCAAGAGATCAATCCTTTCAGGGACTTAGAGAGTGAGAACCCAATAATGAAAGAAATCCACGAGTTAAAACAAGAAATAGATGACATTAGAAAGGAGATAGCCCAAATAAAGGCGGATCTAAGGCTGCTTGCCTACCACGGTGTTGATCTAGATAGGATAATCTATGAGGCAATTTCGGAGGGAGAAGCATGA
- a CDS encoding helix-turn-helix domain-containing protein, with the protein MIIDPHVLRSLHRSELRKRILFYLNEIYPSGTYLSEIARVVRSDPSNVKGALVGMGNRYNGESSLVYLGLVEEVNQNGFRYYRLTEYGKKVVEFLKTYQTYYTRFM; encoded by the coding sequence CTGATAATTGACCCGCATGTGTTACGATCATTACACAGAAGCGAGCTAAGGAAAAGGATACTCTTTTATCTAAACGAGATTTATCCTTCTGGGACTTATCTTTCGGAGATTGCCAGGGTTGTCAGATCTGATCCCTCAAACGTAAAGGGTGCCCTTGTTGGCATGGGTAACAGATACAATGGAGAAAGCTCTCTCGTTTATCTTGGGCTTGTTGAAGAGGTCAATCAAAACGGTTTTCGGTACTACAGGTTAACCGAATACGGAAAAAAAGTTGTAGAATTTCTAAAAACCTATCAAACATACTACACCAGATTTATGTGA
- a CDS encoding ATPase domain-containing protein, translating into MMAHLLKIQIPNDELHRRLGGGIPSGSIILIEGDRGTGKSIFSQRLAYGFLRNDVSVSYVSTQLTTPEFINQMESLGYSVIPFLIKRKLLFVSLYPLLSSVSKREKFLPRFLSEERLWEKDVIIIDSLAPILPPKLNEDLLRQFTEHLKKLSALNKVIILTLSPNGIDPSTLSVLEEISTMLIRLQVKVFGGDLKNSATIVKYNNAMGIFQKIIPFRVEPKAGFIVEIAAVV; encoded by the coding sequence ATCATGGCACATTTGCTGAAAATCCAGATACCTAACGATGAACTCCATAGGAGGCTTGGGGGTGGTATCCCCTCTGGAAGTATAATCCTAATAGAAGGTGATAGGGGTACTGGTAAGTCTATCTTCTCTCAACGCCTCGCCTATGGATTTTTGAGAAATGACGTTTCTGTTAGCTATGTTTCAACCCAGCTCACCACTCCGGAGTTCATAAACCAAATGGAATCGCTCGGCTATAGTGTGATCCCCTTTCTGATAAAGAGAAAACTGCTCTTTGTTTCTCTCTATCCCCTTCTTAGCAGTGTTTCTAAGCGAGAAAAATTCCTGCCCAGATTTTTGAGTGAGGAAAGGCTATGGGAAAAGGATGTTATTATCATAGATTCACTCGCGCCCATTCTACCTCCAAAATTAAATGAAGACCTGCTCAGGCAGTTTACCGAACATCTCAAAAAGCTCAGCGCCCTAAACAAGGTAATAATACTAACTTTAAGCCCCAACGGCATAGACCCTTCTACCCTTTCCGTACTGGAGGAGATTTCTACAATGCTGATAAGACTCCAAGTCAAGGTCTTTGGTGGGGATCTAAAGAACTCAGCGACCATTGTTAAGTACAACAACGCCATGGGGATTTTCCAGAAGATAATTCCATTTAGAGTCGAACCAAAGGCAGGATTTATCGTAGAGATAGCCGCGGTGGTGTGA
- a CDS encoding flagellar protein G — translation MASSVVSEIILFIVSLLVAATVAGGLYVVTQDLADGITYRGTAIAQNLRTDFTVINDPENIPISSGAYVFYIKNTGSEAFPFTPDTVVVFIDGNLIPASNLTLTPSLLAPHDVGELKVATTLSAGYHKLVVVIENGKQREFIFKIG, via the coding sequence ATGGCAAGTTCAGTGGTTTCAGAAATCATACTCTTCATAGTTTCACTCCTCGTTGCCGCAACGGTGGCAGGAGGGCTTTACGTTGTTACCCAAGACCTAGCCGATGGAATAACGTACCGTGGGACTGCAATAGCCCAAAATCTGAGAACCGACTTCACCGTGATAAACGACCCAGAAAACATTCCAATTTCCAGCGGAGCGTATGTGTTTTACATAAAAAACACCGGAAGTGAAGCCTTCCCTTTCACCCCCGACACAGTGGTAGTTTTCATCGACGGGAACCTCATACCAGCTTCAAATCTCACTTTAACCCCCTCATTATTGGCTCCCCATGATGTTGGAGAGTTAAAGGTAGCAACCACCCTATCAGCTGGATATCACAAGCTTGTGGTAGTGATTGAAAACGGAAAGCAGAGAGAGTTCATCTTCAAAATAGGGTGA
- the flaJ gene encoding archaellar assembly protein FlaJ, whose translation MPKQKANIFVQADLDMKTYVRKILVPSIVASVVLFVVLSLLTTFISISSIIRIALYAIPLLPLIYAVMHPYSAASGKRVKINSKIPYFVTYFAVLSTSEVGRNELILNLAKEKVLEPISRDMEKIYYLIAKFNRGMPEAFRFLAKRTPSKVFSDFLERLAYSLDSGVELKDYLLQEQKIVMDDYQTFYEGALYDLDVFKEVYSSLIISVVFMVTFIIIGPIITGQDLVTLTIFTFILVMVVEIGVLILIKHKMPEDSIWASNAMNAERKAKVIRGALISIAGTVVVALLYLLVLRIRFNIPTEIALALIMSPLAYLGYVLTKEEENILIKDENFPAFMRSLSSSLAASGASMALVLKYLSSHDFGTLTKDIKNLNKRISLKIDDTKSWKYFVSDTGSWLIDIFSDIFRKSLHLGADPDYVGRVISNNFERLLRLRRKRKQSVASFKGVIYGVTGAFAFSVAAAFQVAVYMTHLFSNIQLQGEFIQDILFIPSAEGLQLTNYILISILLLHSLISAFSIKIADGGHLGIALYYFVILAWMSAIGLYLGEFVMGKMMSFSGLILPLMGVGL comes from the coding sequence ATGCCAAAACAAAAAGCCAACATATTCGTGCAGGCAGATCTGGACATGAAAACTTACGTAAGAAAAATATTAGTTCCAAGCATAGTGGCTAGTGTAGTCCTTTTTGTTGTGCTCTCGCTTCTCACAACGTTTATCTCAATATCGTCTATAATCAGAATAGCACTCTACGCGATTCCCCTGCTCCCGCTGATATATGCCGTTATGCATCCCTACTCCGCCGCAAGCGGAAAAAGGGTTAAAATAAACTCAAAGATTCCCTACTTTGTGACGTATTTTGCTGTTCTATCAACAAGTGAAGTTGGTAGAAACGAGTTAATCTTAAATCTAGCAAAGGAAAAGGTGCTTGAGCCTATTTCCAGAGACATGGAGAAAATTTACTATCTAATAGCGAAGTTCAACAGGGGGATGCCAGAGGCTTTTAGGTTCCTCGCAAAAAGGACGCCAAGCAAAGTATTCTCAGACTTCCTTGAGAGGCTTGCCTATTCCCTTGACAGCGGTGTGGAGTTAAAAGACTATCTTCTCCAGGAGCAGAAAATTGTGATGGACGATTACCAGACGTTCTATGAGGGAGCCCTCTACGATTTGGATGTTTTTAAAGAAGTCTACAGCTCACTTATAATCTCCGTGGTGTTTATGGTTACTTTCATCATAATAGGCCCCATAATAACCGGACAAGACTTGGTAACACTGACGATTTTTACGTTCATCTTGGTTATGGTAGTTGAAATCGGAGTTCTTATTCTAATAAAGCACAAAATGCCTGAGGACAGCATATGGGCCAGCAACGCTATGAACGCAGAGAGAAAGGCTAAAGTTATTAGAGGAGCCTTAATATCAATTGCCGGGACTGTGGTCGTTGCCCTTTTGTATCTTCTCGTACTGAGAATCAGGTTCAATATCCCAACGGAGATAGCTTTAGCCTTGATTATGAGTCCCTTAGCTTATCTGGGCTATGTTCTCACAAAAGAAGAGGAAAACATTCTGATAAAAGACGAAAACTTCCCAGCATTCATGAGGAGTCTTAGCTCATCTTTAGCAGCAAGCGGAGCATCTATGGCGCTTGTTTTAAAATATCTCAGCTCCCACGACTTCGGAACATTGACAAAGGATATTAAAAATTTGAATAAGAGGATATCCCTAAAAATAGACGACACGAAATCCTGGAAATATTTTGTTTCAGATACGGGAAGCTGGCTTATAGACATCTTTTCGGATATATTTAGGAAGAGCCTCCATCTTGGAGCGGATCCAGACTACGTGGGAAGGGTAATCTCAAACAACTTTGAGAGGCTTCTCAGGTTAAGGAGGAAAAGAAAACAGAGTGTCGCAAGCTTTAAAGGTGTGATATACGGTGTTACAGGGGCATTTGCTTTCTCAGTTGCAGCCGCATTCCAAGTTGCAGTTTATATGACCCACTTATTCTCCAACATCCAGCTTCAAGGAGAGTTCATTCAGGATATCCTTTTTATACCAAGTGCCGAGGGTCTTCAACTAACCAACTATATTCTGATCTCAATACTCTTGCTGCACTCATTAATCTCGGCATTTTCAATAAAAATCGCAGATGGCGGGCATTTGGGAATAGCCCTCTATTACTTCGTGATACTAGCATGGATGTCCGCTATAGGTCTTTATCTCGGTGAGTTCGTGATGGGGAAGATGATGAGCTTTTCAGGCTTAATACTACCTCTAATGGGGGTGGGATTATGA
- a CDS encoding class I SAM-dependent methyltransferase, with amino-acid sequence MEDQIKKFDFNLETLIDFSFFNVIKIGLELGVFKNIDKAKTLEELLNSIDVQNKPYLKSLLSTYYDLGIIEINEMGISSKKFLRTFLLEYDKLKDIIPEWIPIQDKIVEMANYAFLSFENSKVMMDFDKDADFWDIRLSNPLNTLYREIIAEVGNLRDGLRVLDLGCGSVSPVELGKYVGPNGEYVGIDFSPGLLSIAQQRVRDLGMDWVSLKEMDIRNAIPKRKYDVVIMSFVLEYIPEVHQTVAKALDFVDEGGKLIIVEPFRENFENIAGWEFFERLTKEFHKFPRKADIVDALEYYGKEARITEYGKSILVLEPLY; translated from the coding sequence ATGGAAGATCAAATAAAAAAGTTTGACTTTAATCTGGAAACCCTAATTGATTTCTCTTTCTTTAATGTAATAAAGATAGGTCTTGAATTGGGAGTCTTTAAAAATATTGACAAAGCTAAAACCCTTGAGGAGCTTTTAAATTCAATAGATGTTCAAAATAAGCCCTATCTAAAATCACTCCTTAGCACATACTACGATCTCGGCATTATAGAGATTAACGAGATGGGAATAAGCAGTAAAAAATTCCTGAGGACGTTTCTTCTCGAATACGATAAGTTAAAGGATATAATTCCGGAATGGATTCCAATACAGGATAAGATCGTTGAAATGGCTAACTATGCGTTTTTGTCATTCGAAAACTCCAAGGTGATGATGGACTTTGACAAGGATGCAGACTTCTGGGACATTCGACTTTCGAACCCACTCAACACCCTATACCGGGAAATAATAGCCGAGGTAGGCAACCTCAGAGATGGCCTTAGAGTTCTTGACTTAGGATGTGGATCGGTTTCCCCAGTGGAGCTCGGAAAATACGTGGGTCCAAACGGTGAATACGTGGGTATTGACTTCTCTCCGGGACTTTTAAGCATTGCTCAGCAAAGGGTTAGAGATTTAGGCATGGACTGGGTAAGTTTAAAGGAGATGGACATAAGAAACGCAATACCAAAGAGAAAGTATGATGTTGTGATAATGAGCTTCGTGCTTGAGTACATCCCGGAAGTTCACCAGACTGTAGCAAAGGCGCTCGATTTCGTCGATGAGGGAGGAAAGCTGATAATAGTGGAGCCCTTCAGAGAAAACTTTGAAAACATAGCCGGCTGGGAGTTCTTTGAAAGGCTAACTAAAGAGTTCCACAAGTTCCCGAGAAAAGCCGATATAGTTGATGCCCTCGAATATTACGGAAAGGAAGCAAGGATAACGGAATACGGTAAGTCCATTCTTGTTCTTGAGCCCCTTTATTGA
- a CDS encoding type II/IV secretion system ATPase subunit — protein sequence MAERISETLETAMARNPHLREYVEDFVRKYGKMPEFHVQLSRDMKEIKYPNIIYPVGDPIFVHIYGDPKTEKRYIVIEPRIQNAEEKAKYELIKEKILELAPTKVIPEEREEFEIFLDELYNEALKKLNGRGLFSRNSVKLTQREIEKFRYLLKRDIIGIGPLEVLIRDPYIEDIHIIGADYISLIHKIFEALPTNITFESNIALADYFKALSERIGRPVSDKNPIVDGTLPDGSRINIIYSPDVSIKGPSATIRKFSATPLSVVQLVKWNTFSAEIAAYLWLALEYGMSIFVCGETASGKTTTLNSIIPFIKPQAKIFTAEDTPEVVVPHPTWQRLTTRERGPEESRVTLFDLLKAALRSRPNYIIVGEIRGAEGAIAFQAMQTGHPVMATFHAGDVKKMIQRFTGHPINVPVTFIDNLNIALFQQAVYVRGRFLRRVLNVVEIEGYYEELGGVATRSVFEWDSVSDKHIFRGMNNSYILERKIAEVAGYEDPKDIYNELFLRARIIQRMAELGITDYWDVYREIKNFYEKGIQGLSFRL from the coding sequence ATGGCCGAAAGAATCAGTGAAACCCTTGAAACTGCAATGGCAAGAAATCCCCACCTAAGGGAATACGTTGAAGACTTCGTTAGGAAATACGGTAAGATGCCCGAATTTCATGTCCAGCTCAGCAGAGACATGAAGGAGATAAAATACCCGAACATAATATATCCCGTTGGAGATCCAATTTTTGTCCACATTTATGGAGATCCAAAAACCGAGAAGAGGTATATCGTGATAGAACCCCGAATCCAAAATGCAGAGGAAAAGGCAAAGTACGAGCTGATAAAAGAAAAAATTCTTGAGCTGGCTCCCACCAAGGTCATTCCAGAAGAAAGGGAAGAATTTGAGATATTCTTAGACGAGCTCTATAACGAAGCCCTAAAGAAACTCAATGGTAGGGGTTTATTCTCCAGGAATAGTGTAAAGCTGACTCAAAGAGAGATAGAAAAGTTTAGATATCTGCTGAAGAGGGACATAATTGGTATTGGACCTCTAGAGGTTTTAATCAGAGATCCATATATCGAGGATATACACATAATCGGTGCCGACTATATCTCCCTAATCCATAAAATCTTTGAAGCACTTCCTACGAACATAACTTTTGAGAGCAATATAGCCCTTGCGGATTACTTTAAGGCATTGAGTGAAAGAATTGGAAGACCGGTAAGCGACAAAAACCCGATTGTTGATGGAACCCTCCCAGATGGGTCAAGAATAAACATCATATACAGCCCAGACGTTAGCATAAAGGGCCCCTCAGCAACGATAAGAAAATTCTCCGCAACTCCTTTGAGCGTTGTTCAACTCGTAAAATGGAACACATTCTCAGCTGAAATTGCCGCTTATCTGTGGCTTGCCTTGGAATATGGAATGAGTATCTTTGTGTGTGGTGAAACGGCAAGCGGAAAAACAACGACTTTGAACTCTATCATTCCTTTCATAAAACCCCAGGCGAAGATATTCACTGCTGAAGACACTCCAGAAGTTGTTGTGCCACATCCAACATGGCAGAGGCTAACGACAAGAGAAAGAGGACCCGAGGAGAGCAGAGTAACACTCTTTGACCTTCTTAAAGCTGCATTGAGATCAAGACCTAACTACATTATAGTTGGTGAGATAAGAGGTGCAGAAGGTGCTATAGCATTTCAAGCAATGCAGACCGGACACCCAGTTATGGCAACTTTCCACGCGGGTGATGTCAAGAAGATGATACAGCGTTTCACTGGGCACCCAATAAACGTCCCTGTAACTTTCATAGATAACCTTAACATTGCCCTCTTCCAGCAGGCAGTTTATGTAAGGGGGAGGTTCCTGAGAAGAGTTCTCAACGTTGTGGAAATAGAGGGCTACTATGAAGAACTCGGAGGAGTTGCTACGAGGAGTGTTTTTGAATGGGATTCAGTCAGCGATAAGCACATCTTCAGAGGAATGAACAACTCCTACATTTTGGAGAGAAAAATAGCGGAAGTAGCTGGCTATGAAGATCCAAAAGACATCTACAACGAGCTGTTTTTGAGGGCAAGGATAATCCAGAGAATGGCGGAGCTGGGAATAACGGACTACTGGGACGTCTATAGAGAGATAAAGAACTTCTATGAAAAGGGCATTCAAGGATTAAGCTTTAGGCTTTAG
- a CDS encoding FlaD/FlaE family flagellar protein produces MITENEIDAKLQELQGKVPSVLIKDLRDKLVSKMDILTPEQVDVIIKKVLENYSSQVERLKRLDKRIEEIGKYLEEIREKLSENRSSFERVENQNTGIVENSTHWEPQRIEFERVEPPKEEREFEEEGKGEFSMTEEIQIPKEIRDVLITPTKNRARLEKLPDDAVSTMIALKWLGFLIERAGMQNLENVLEFYYTIGWISEEVLETLLKYANGTRPHQREPNWKPDDKLTIQDHLISLLFIERLRGTRITPEVLNSIERELKMMNKILEHVYGV; encoded by the coding sequence ATGATCACTGAAAATGAAATAGATGCAAAACTACAGGAACTCCAAGGGAAAGTGCCAAGCGTCCTCATTAAAGACCTAAGGGACAAGCTGGTTTCAAAGATGGACATACTAACGCCTGAACAGGTTGATGTTATAATAAAGAAGGTGCTCGAGAACTATTCAAGCCAAGTTGAGAGGCTTAAGAGATTAGACAAAAGAATAGAGGAAATAGGAAAGTATCTAGAGGAGATAAGGGAAAAATTATCAGAAAACCGGAGCTCCTTTGAGAGAGTTGAGAATCAGAACACAGGAATCGTAGAAAATTCAACCCACTGGGAGCCACAAAGAATTGAGTTTGAAAGGGTTGAACCCCCGAAGGAGGAGAGGGAATTTGAAGAAGAAGGTAAGGGGGAGTTTTCAATGACTGAGGAAATCCAAATCCCTAAGGAAATAAGAGACGTGTTGATAACACCCACAAAAAACAGGGCAAGATTGGAAAAACTCCCTGATGATGCAGTCTCCACGATGATAGCCTTAAAATGGCTGGGATTCCTCATAGAGAGGGCTGGAATGCAGAATCTGGAGAATGTGCTCGAGTTTTACTATACAATAGGCTGGATATCCGAAGAAGTCCTTGAAACACTGCTAAAGTATGCAAACGGAACTAGACCTCACCAGAGAGAGCCAAACTGGAAGCCTGATGACAAGCTCACTATTCAGGATCACCTAATATCACTGCTGTTCATTGAAAGGTTAAGGGGTACAAGGATAACTCCAGAGGTGCTGAACTCCATTGAAAGGGAACTAAAGATGATGAACAAGATATTGGAACATGTTTATGGGGTTTAA